A stretch of the Massilia varians genome encodes the following:
- the paaG gene encoding 2-(1,2-epoxy-1,2-dihydrophenyl)acetyl-CoA isomerase PaaG — protein sequence MSYESIQFKIENGIAVLTLNRPDRLNSFTQAMHLEVRDALDRLQADKSVRVLVLTGAGRGFCAGQDLQDRAVAPGAPGVDLGESVEKFYAPLVMTLKSLPMPVICAVNGVAAGAGANLALACDIVLAAKSASFIEAFCKLGLIPDTGGTWHLPRLIGPARAMGLAMLGEKLSAEKAEQWGLIWACVPDEALMDQAMAMAEHFAAAPTKGLAFTKKALAASWSNTLPEQLKLEGDMMRELGYSHDYREGVAAFIAKRPAHFKGE from the coding sequence ATGAGCTACGAATCCATCCAGTTCAAGATCGAGAACGGCATCGCCGTCCTGACCCTGAACCGCCCCGATCGCCTGAACAGCTTCACCCAGGCCATGCACCTCGAAGTGCGCGACGCCCTCGACAGGCTCCAGGCCGACAAGTCCGTGCGCGTGCTGGTGCTCACCGGCGCCGGCCGCGGCTTTTGCGCCGGCCAGGACCTGCAGGACCGCGCCGTGGCGCCGGGCGCCCCCGGTGTCGACCTCGGCGAATCGGTCGAGAAGTTCTACGCCCCGTTGGTGATGACCCTGAAGTCGCTGCCGATGCCGGTCATCTGCGCGGTCAACGGCGTGGCCGCCGGCGCCGGCGCCAACCTGGCCCTGGCCTGCGACATCGTGCTGGCCGCCAAATCGGCCAGCTTCATCGAAGCCTTCTGCAAGCTGGGCCTGATTCCCGACACCGGCGGCACCTGGCACCTGCCGCGCCTGATCGGCCCGGCGCGCGCCATGGGGCTGGCCATGCTGGGCGAAAAACTCAGCGCCGAGAAGGCCGAGCAGTGGGGCCTGATCTGGGCCTGCGTGCCGGATGAAGCCCTGATGGACCAGGCCATGGCCATGGCCGAGCACTTCGCGGCCGCGCCGACGAAGGGGCTGGCGTTTACCAAGAAGGCCCTTGCCGCCAGCTGGTCGAACACCCTGCCGGAACAGCTGAAACTGGAAGGCGACATGATGCGCGAGCTCGGCTACAGCCATGACTACCGCGAAGGCGTCGCCGCCTTCATCGCCAAGCGCCCGGCGCACTTCAAGGGAGAATAA
- the paaB gene encoding 1,2-phenylacetyl-CoA epoxidase subunit PaaB has protein sequence MSKEWPLWEVFIRSQHGLAHKHVGSLHAPDAEMAINNARDVYTRRNEGVSIWVVRAQDIVASSPNDKEALFEPANSKVYRHPTFFPMPEEVKNL, from the coding sequence ATGAGCAAAGAATGGCCGCTGTGGGAAGTCTTCATCCGCAGCCAGCACGGCCTGGCCCACAAGCACGTGGGCAGCCTGCACGCGCCTGACGCCGAGATGGCGATCAACAACGCGCGCGACGTCTACACCCGCCGCAACGAGGGCGTCTCGATCTGGGTCGTACGCGCCCAGGACATCGTGGCCAGCAGCCCGAACGACAAGGAAGCGCTGTTCGAGCCGGCCAACAGCAAGGTCTACCGCCACCCGACCTTCTTCCCGATGCCGGAAGAAGTCAAGAACCTGTGA
- the paaI gene encoding hydroxyphenylacetyl-CoA thioesterase PaaI, which produces MLSDPQALATLAGKTMYERDPASQALGMLLDEIRPGYARMSMRVRADMLNGHATCHGGYIFMLADSAFAFACNSHNFNTVGAGCSIDYLSPGREGDVLTAEAVEQALQGKTGVYDIKVINQEGRTVALFRGKSHRVSGMVAEL; this is translated from the coding sequence ATGCTTAGCGACCCGCAGGCGCTGGCTACGCTCGCCGGCAAGACCATGTACGAGCGCGACCCGGCCAGCCAGGCCCTGGGCATGCTGCTCGACGAGATCCGCCCCGGCTATGCGCGCATGTCGATGCGCGTGCGCGCCGACATGCTCAACGGGCACGCCACCTGCCACGGCGGCTACATTTTCATGCTGGCCGACAGCGCTTTTGCCTTTGCCTGCAATTCGCACAACTTCAATACCGTGGGCGCCGGCTGCAGCATCGATTACCTGTCTCCCGGCCGTGAAGGCGATGTGCTGACGGCCGAGGCGGTGGAGCAGGCCCTGCAGGGCAAGACGGGCGTGTACGACATCAAGGTCATCAACCAGGAGGGGCGCACCGTGGCGCTGTTTCGCGGCAAGTCGCACCGCGTCAGCGGCATGGTGGCCGAGCTGTAA
- the paaA gene encoding 1,2-phenylacetyl-CoA epoxidase subunit PaaA produces MYAQMVETGLKKVRTEEDMSLEEAAFQARIDAGIKIEPKDWMPEAYRKTLIRQISQHAHSEIVGQLPEGNWVTRAPTLQRKSVLLAKIQDEAGHGLYLYSAAETLGVSRDELLQALHSGKAKYSSIFNYPTLSWADMGAIGWLVDGSAIINQIPLCRCSYGPYARAMIRVCKEESFHARQGYDIMMALARGTPEQKAMAQDALNRWWWPSLMMFGPSDAESVNSAQSTAWRIKLFSNDELRQRMVDQTVPQAEYLGLTIPDPDLKWNEERGHYDFGAINWSEFHNVLKGNGPCNRERLRTRVKAYEDGEWFRDALVAHAEKKAARQAAA; encoded by the coding sequence ATGTACGCACAAATGGTGGAGACCGGACTCAAGAAAGTCCGAACCGAAGAAGACATGAGCCTTGAGGAGGCAGCATTCCAGGCGCGCATCGATGCCGGCATCAAGATCGAGCCCAAGGACTGGATGCCCGAGGCCTATCGTAAAACCCTGATCCGCCAGATCTCGCAGCACGCGCACAGCGAGATCGTCGGGCAATTGCCGGAAGGCAACTGGGTGACGCGCGCACCGACGCTGCAGCGCAAATCGGTGCTGCTGGCCAAGATCCAGGACGAGGCCGGCCACGGCCTGTACCTGTACAGCGCCGCCGAGACGCTGGGCGTGTCGCGCGACGAGCTGCTGCAGGCACTGCACTCGGGCAAGGCAAAATACTCGAGCATCTTCAACTACCCGACCCTGAGCTGGGCCGACATGGGCGCCATCGGCTGGCTGGTGGACGGCTCGGCCATCATCAACCAGATCCCGCTGTGCCGCTGCTCGTACGGTCCGTACGCGCGCGCCATGATCCGCGTCTGCAAGGAAGAGTCCTTCCACGCGCGCCAGGGCTACGACATCATGATGGCCCTGGCCAGGGGCACGCCGGAGCAGAAGGCGATGGCCCAGGATGCGCTGAACCGCTGGTGGTGGCCTTCGCTCATGATGTTCGGCCCGTCGGATGCCGAGTCGGTGAACAGCGCCCAGTCGACCGCCTGGCGCATCAAGCTGTTCTCCAACGACGAGCTGCGCCAGCGCATGGTCGACCAGACCGTGCCGCAGGCCGAATACCTGGGCCTGACCATTCCCGACCCCGACCTGAAATGGAACGAGGAGCGCGGCCACTACGACTTCGGCGCGATCAACTGGAGCGAATTCCACAACGTCCTGAAGGGCAACGGCCCCTGCAACCGCGAGCGCCTGCGCACCCGCGTGAAAGCATATGAAGACGGCGAGTGGTTCCGCGACGCGCTGGTCGCCCACGCCGAGAAGAAAGCCGCCCGCCAGGCAGCCGCATAA
- the paaK gene encoding phenylacetate--CoA ligase PaaK yields MVQRNPAPSELEPIERASRDELQALQLERLKWSLHHAYENVPHYRAAFDAAGVHPSDLKSLSDLAKFPFTDKKTLRDNYPFGLFAVPREQVVRIHASSGTTGKATVVGYTQRDIDTWAGVVARSIRAAGGRAGDMVHISYGYGLFTGGLGAHYGAEKLGCTVIPMSGGQTEKQVQLIQDFKPSIIMVTPSYMLNIVEEFTRQGIDPATSSLKVGIFGAEPWTDAMRREIEARAGIDAVDIYGLSEVMGPGVASECIESKDGPVIWEDHFYPEIIDPDTGEVLPDGAEGELVFTSLSKEALPIIRYRTRDLTRLLPPTSRSMRRMGRITGRSDDMLIIRGVNVFPSQIEEIILKMPALAPQYQLVVARDGHLDTLEVLSELRDASMSGSDVELLSRELQHRIKTHVGVSTRVRLTPPGGIERTLTGKARRVVDKRPKN; encoded by the coding sequence ATGGTCCAACGTAATCCAGCGCCGAGCGAGCTGGAACCGATCGAGCGCGCCAGCCGCGACGAACTGCAGGCCCTGCAGCTGGAGCGCCTGAAGTGGTCGCTGCACCACGCCTACGAGAACGTGCCGCATTACCGCGCCGCCTTCGACGCGGCCGGCGTGCACCCCAGCGACCTGAAGTCGCTGTCCGACCTCGCCAAGTTCCCCTTCACCGACAAGAAGACCCTGCGCGACAACTACCCCTTCGGCCTGTTCGCGGTGCCGCGCGAACAGGTGGTGCGCATCCACGCCTCGAGCGGCACCACCGGCAAGGCGACCGTGGTCGGCTACACCCAGCGCGACATCGACACCTGGGCCGGCGTGGTGGCGCGTTCGATCCGCGCGGCCGGCGGCCGCGCGGGCGACATGGTGCACATCTCCTACGGCTACGGCCTGTTCACCGGCGGCCTGGGCGCGCACTACGGCGCCGAGAAGCTCGGCTGCACGGTGATCCCGATGTCCGGCGGCCAGACCGAGAAGCAGGTGCAGCTGATCCAGGACTTCAAGCCCTCGATCATCATGGTCACGCCTTCCTACATGCTGAACATCGTCGAGGAGTTCACGCGCCAGGGCATCGACCCGGCGACTTCCTCGCTGAAGGTCGGCATCTTCGGCGCCGAACCCTGGACCGACGCCATGCGCCGCGAGATCGAGGCCCGCGCCGGCATCGACGCGGTCGACATCTACGGCCTGTCGGAAGTGATGGGGCCGGGCGTGGCGAGCGAGTGCATCGAGAGCAAGGACGGCCCGGTCATCTGGGAAGACCATTTCTACCCCGAGATCATCGACCCCGACACCGGCGAAGTGCTGCCCGACGGCGCGGAGGGCGAGCTGGTGTTCACCTCGCTCTCCAAGGAAGCGCTGCCGATCATCCGCTACCGCACGCGCGACCTGACGCGCCTGCTGCCGCCCACCTCGCGCTCGATGCGCCGCATGGGCCGCATCACGGGCCGCTCGGACGACATGCTGATCATCCGCGGCGTGAACGTGTTCCCGAGCCAGATCGAGGAAATCATCCTGAAGATGCCGGCGCTGGCGCCGCAGTACCAGCTGGTGGTGGCGCGCGACGGCCACCTCGACACGCTGGAAGTGCTGAGCGAGCTGCGCGACGCGTCCATGTCGGGCAGCGACGTCGAGCTGCTCAGCCGCGAACTCCAGCACCGCATCAAGACCCATGTGGGCGTGAGCACGCGCGTGCGCTTGACGCCGCCCGGCGGAATCGAGCGCACGCTGACCGGCAAGGCCCGGCGCGTGGTCGACAAGCGTCCCAAAAATTAG
- the paaC gene encoding 1,2-phenylacetyl-CoA epoxidase subunit PaaC: MDAKIEYLLRQGDNALILSQQLCQLCGKGPALEEDMALSNVALDLLGQTRMWLSYAGELEGKGRDEDRLAFLRDAHDYRNCLLVEQPNGSYAEVLMRQFLFDTWHYFLMDGLTRSSDARIAEIAQKSIKEVTYHLRRSGDLVVRLGDGSDVSHAKMQAALDELWMYSGEMFLYDAIDEAMVEQGVAPAAEPLRKSCLDHMTEVFAEATLAMPDPGAWMQRGGKQGRHSERLGYILAEMQFLQRAYPGAQW, translated from the coding sequence GTGGATGCCAAGATTGAATACCTGCTGCGCCAGGGCGACAATGCGCTGATCCTGTCGCAGCAGCTGTGCCAGCTGTGCGGCAAGGGCCCGGCGCTGGAAGAAGACATGGCGCTGTCGAACGTCGCGCTCGACCTGCTGGGCCAGACCCGCATGTGGCTGAGCTATGCGGGCGAGCTGGAAGGCAAGGGCCGCGACGAAGACCGCCTGGCCTTCCTGCGCGACGCCCACGACTACCGCAACTGCCTGCTGGTCGAGCAGCCGAACGGCAGCTATGCCGAGGTATTGATGCGCCAGTTCCTGTTCGATACCTGGCACTACTTCCTGATGGACGGCCTGACCCGCTCGAGCGATGCGCGCATCGCCGAGATCGCGCAGAAGTCGATCAAGGAAGTCACTTACCACCTGCGCCGCTCCGGCGACCTGGTGGTGCGCCTGGGCGACGGCAGCGACGTCAGCCACGCGAAAATGCAGGCGGCGCTGGACGAGCTGTGGATGTACAGCGGCGAGATGTTCCTCTACGACGCCATCGATGAGGCGATGGTGGAGCAGGGCGTGGCGCCGGCCGCGGAGCCGCTGCGCAAGAGCTGCCTCGACCACATGACGGAAGTCTTCGCGGAAGCGACGCTCGCCATGCCCGACCCTGGCGCCTGGATGCAGCGCGGCGGCAAGCAGGGCCGGCACAGCGAGCGCCTGGGCTACATCCTGGCCGAGATGCAGTTCCTGCAGCGCGCCTATCCGGGAGCGCAGTGGTAA
- the paaX gene encoding phenylacetic acid degradation operon negative regulatory protein PaaX, with the protein MAQPSSAEWIDRFLTNDPPRHKSLVMTVCGDAIAPHGGAFWLGSMIDLLGPLGVSERLVRTSVFRLVQEGWLTASREGRRSRYALEPKALPRFERANRRIYSPPGLDWDGRWTFVLASNGSIDGDLRALLRKELAWEGFAMLATGVMTHPAPDRDTLREILARAGADGKVFVCDAAGLPGVGARPLPELVGDAWDLSGVVAGYRGFIETFTQLADMDPDIAPQDAFAIRTLLIHAYRRVQLHDPMLPLGLLPDPWPGSDAYELAGRIYRHTYARAEEHIMAMLRKEDASTPEADQDFHERFGGLA; encoded by the coding sequence ATGGCACAACCCAGCAGCGCGGAGTGGATAGACCGCTTCCTGACGAACGACCCGCCGCGCCACAAGTCGCTGGTGATGACGGTGTGCGGCGACGCCATCGCCCCGCACGGCGGCGCCTTCTGGTTGGGCAGCATGATCGACCTCCTGGGCCCGCTGGGCGTGTCGGAGCGGCTGGTGCGCACCAGCGTGTTCCGCCTGGTGCAGGAAGGCTGGCTGACCGCCAGCCGCGAGGGCCGGCGCAGCCGCTATGCGCTCGAACCGAAGGCCCTGCCGCGCTTCGAGCGCGCCAACCGCCGCATCTATTCGCCGCCGGGACTGGACTGGGATGGCCGCTGGACCTTCGTGCTGGCGTCCAACGGCAGCATCGATGGCGACCTGCGCGCCCTGCTGCGCAAGGAACTGGCGTGGGAAGGCTTCGCCATGCTGGCCACCGGCGTGATGACCCACCCGGCGCCCGACCGCGACACCCTGCGCGAGATCCTGGCGCGCGCCGGGGCCGACGGCAAGGTGTTCGTCTGCGATGCGGCCGGGCTGCCCGGCGTCGGCGCGCGTCCGCTGCCCGAGCTGGTGGGCGACGCCTGGGATCTGTCCGGGGTGGTGGCCGGCTACCGCGGCTTCATCGAGACCTTCACACAGCTGGCGGACATGGACCCGGACATCGCCCCGCAGGACGCCTTCGCGATCCGCACCCTCCTGATCCACGCCTACCGCCGCGTGCAGCTGCACGACCCGATGCTGCCGCTCGGGCTGCTGCCCGACCCATGGCCGGGCAGCGACGCCTATGAACTCGCCGGGCGCATCTACCGCCATACCTACGCGCGGGCCGAGGAACACATCATGGCGATGCTGCGCAAGGAAGACGCATCCACGCCGGAAGCGGACCAGGACTTCCATGAGCGATTCGGCGGCCTCGCCTGA
- the paaE gene encoding 1,2-phenylacetyl-CoA epoxidase subunit PaaE, whose translation MSKFYPLTVAKVKQETRDAIAVTFDVPAELKTEFAYQQGQHLTLRAMIDGEDVRRSYSICSAVQDEQLRVAIKRVAGGQFSSWANEHLKPGATLEVMPPMGHFNVPLDPSSERHYLAFAAGSGITPILSIVKTTLRAEPKSRFTIVYGNRASSSVIFRDELTDLKDTYMDRLKLVYVMSREQQDIELFNGRITEEKCGLFLRHWIDIKDIDIAFICGPEDMMHGVSRSLQAAGLAKEQIRIELFAASIRKHEHKPRRIEAGQQHHTEVTVIMDGNAASFTMDKDKESILDAGLRAGIDMRYSCKGGVCSTCRCKVLDGQVEMDVNYALEDYEVARGFVLSCQSFPISDKVVVDFDIAE comes from the coding sequence ATGAGCAAATTCTATCCATTGACCGTGGCGAAGGTGAAGCAGGAGACCCGCGACGCCATCGCCGTCACCTTCGACGTCCCCGCCGAACTGAAAACCGAATTCGCCTACCAGCAGGGCCAGCACCTGACCCTGCGCGCGATGATCGACGGCGAGGACGTGCGCCGCTCCTATTCGATCTGCTCGGCGGTGCAGGACGAACAGCTCCGTGTGGCGATCAAGCGGGTGGCCGGCGGCCAGTTCTCGAGCTGGGCCAACGAGCACCTGAAACCGGGCGCCACCCTCGAGGTGATGCCGCCGATGGGCCACTTCAACGTGCCGCTCGACCCGAGCAGCGAACGCCACTACCTGGCCTTTGCCGCCGGCAGCGGCATCACGCCGATCCTGTCGATCGTGAAGACGACCCTGCGGGCCGAGCCGAAGAGCCGCTTCACCATCGTCTACGGCAACCGCGCCTCGTCGAGCGTGATCTTCCGCGATGAACTGACCGACCTCAAGGACACCTACATGGACCGGCTCAAGCTGGTGTATGTGATGAGCCGCGAGCAGCAGGATATCGAACTCTTCAACGGCCGCATCACCGAAGAGAAATGCGGCCTGTTCCTGCGCCACTGGATCGACATCAAGGACATCGACATCGCCTTCATCTGCGGCCCGGAAGACATGATGCACGGCGTGTCGCGTTCGCTGCAGGCGGCCGGGCTGGCAAAGGAGCAGATTCGCATCGAGCTGTTCGCCGCCAGCATCCGGAAGCACGAGCACAAGCCGCGCAGAATCGAAGCAGGGCAGCAGCACCACACCGAAGTCACCGTCATCATGGACGGCAATGCGGCCAGCTTCACGATGGACAAGGACAAGGAGTCCATCCTCGACGCCGGCCTGCGCGCGGGCATCGACATGCGCTACTCGTGCAAGGGCGGCGTGTGCTCGACCTGCCGCTGCAAGGTGCTCGACGGCCAGGTGGAGATGGACGTGAACTACGCGCTGGAGGATTACGAAGTGGCGCGCGGCTTCGTGCTCAGCTGCCAGAGCTTCCCGATCAGCGACAAGGTCGTGGTCGATTTCGACATCGCCGAGTAA
- the paaH gene encoding 3-hydroxyacyl-CoA dehydrogenase PaaH: protein MQALPKDAIVAVVGSGAMGSGIAQVAASAGHQVLLFDTRTDAADKAIADIGKTYAKLVEKGRMDAAAADDARARLKRIGSLQEAGGAALVVEAIVENLDAKRALFAELEGIVADGCILATNTSSISVTAIAAQLRRPERVAGMHFFNPVPLMALVEVISGIATDKAVTDTVYATAEAWGKNPVHAKSTPGFIVNRVARPYYAESLRLLLEQAAEPATIDAVLRDCGGFRMGPFELMDLIGHDVNFSVTNSVYHAYFGDPRFTPSILQQELVNAGFLGRKTGRGFYRYGEGVDKPAVQLEAPQAKPESVSIVGNESDAIAALAARLAAAGYALPREETLDASPGFVCNGAAVYLTDGRSATERAAESWHDDTVLYDLLLDAHGATRIALARADQCSDAAYHAVVGMFQAAGFAVTRLDDVPGMAVMRTVAMLANEAADAVNQGVCSAQAVDIAMQKGVNYPRGPLAWADSVGLEHIVAVLSNLAATYGEDRYRVSPLLRRKIAANPHGARFHA, encoded by the coding sequence ATGCAGGCACTCCCGAAAGACGCCATCGTCGCCGTCGTCGGCAGCGGCGCCATGGGCAGCGGCATCGCCCAGGTGGCGGCCAGCGCCGGCCACCAGGTGCTGCTGTTCGATACCCGGACCGACGCCGCCGACAAGGCCATCGCCGACATCGGCAAGACCTACGCCAAACTGGTCGAGAAGGGCCGCATGGACGCCGCCGCGGCCGATGATGCACGCGCGCGCCTGAAGCGCATCGGCAGCCTGCAGGAAGCCGGCGGCGCCGCGCTGGTGGTCGAAGCCATCGTCGAGAACCTCGATGCCAAGCGCGCCCTGTTCGCCGAGCTCGAAGGCATCGTGGCGGACGGCTGCATCCTGGCCACCAACACCTCGTCGATCTCGGTCACCGCCATCGCCGCGCAGTTGCGCCGCCCGGAACGCGTGGCCGGCATGCACTTCTTTAACCCGGTGCCCCTGATGGCGCTGGTGGAGGTCATCAGCGGCATCGCCACCGACAAGGCGGTGACCGACACCGTCTACGCCACCGCCGAGGCCTGGGGCAAGAACCCGGTGCACGCCAAATCCACGCCCGGCTTCATCGTCAACCGGGTGGCCCGCCCGTACTACGCCGAAAGCCTGCGCCTGCTGCTGGAACAGGCCGCCGAGCCGGCCACCATCGACGCCGTGCTGCGCGATTGCGGGGGCTTCCGCATGGGGCCCTTCGAGCTGATGGACCTGATCGGCCACGACGTTAACTTCTCGGTCACGAATTCGGTCTATCACGCCTACTTCGGCGACCCGCGCTTCACGCCCTCGATCCTGCAGCAGGAGCTGGTCAACGCCGGCTTCCTGGGCCGCAAGACGGGCCGGGGCTTCTACCGTTACGGCGAGGGTGTCGACAAGCCTGCGGTGCAGCTGGAAGCGCCGCAGGCCAAGCCCGAATCGGTGTCGATCGTCGGCAACGAATCCGACGCGATCGCGGCGCTGGCCGCGCGCCTGGCCGCTGCCGGTTACGCGCTGCCGCGCGAGGAGACCCTGGATGCGTCCCCCGGCTTCGTGTGCAACGGCGCCGCGGTCTATCTCACCGACGGCCGCAGCGCCACCGAGCGCGCCGCCGAGAGCTGGCATGACGACACCGTCCTGTACGACCTGCTGCTGGACGCGCATGGTGCTACCCGCATTGCGCTGGCGCGTGCCGACCAGTGCAGCGACGCCGCCTATCACGCGGTGGTCGGCATGTTCCAGGCCGCCGGCTTTGCCGTCACCCGCCTGGACGACGTGCCCGGCATGGCCGTGATGCGCACCGTCGCCATGCTGGCCAACGAAGCCGCCGACGCCGTCAACCAGGGCGTGTGCAGCGCCCAGGCCGTCGACATCGCGATGCAAAAAGGCGTCAACTACCCGCGCGGTCCGCTGGCCTGGGCCGACAGCGTCGGCCTGGAGCACATCGTGGCGGTGCTGTCCAACCTCGCCGCGACCTATGGCGAAGACCGCTATCGGGTGTCGCCGCTGCTGCGCCGCAAGATCGCCGCCAATCCGCACGGAGCGCGCTTCCATGCTTAG
- the paaD gene encoding 1,2-phenylacetyl-CoA epoxidase subunit PaaD, producing the protein MSAVGVSLEQVWSWLGEVADPEIPVISVVDLGIVRDVAFDGDACVVTITPTYSGCPAMQVIADAVKEALQAHGLMDVRIVSRLAPAWTTDWMSEAGKAALKGYGIAPPVQQAIDISGLHAGIRRRAAPIVACPHCGSPHTQLTSEFGSTPCKALYKCLDCREPFDYFKCH; encoded by the coding sequence ATGAGCGCGGTGGGCGTCAGCCTGGAGCAGGTGTGGAGCTGGCTCGGCGAAGTCGCCGATCCGGAGATCCCGGTCATCTCGGTGGTGGACCTCGGCATCGTGCGCGACGTCGCTTTCGACGGCGACGCCTGCGTCGTGACGATCACTCCCACCTACTCGGGATGCCCGGCGATGCAGGTCATCGCGGACGCGGTCAAGGAAGCGCTGCAGGCGCACGGCCTGATGGATGTCCGCATCGTCAGCCGCCTGGCGCCCGCCTGGACCACCGACTGGATGAGCGAAGCCGGCAAGGCCGCCCTGAAGGGCTACGGCATCGCGCCGCCAGTGCAGCAGGCGATCGACATCAGCGGCCTGCACGCCGGCATCCGCCGCCGCGCCGCGCCGATCGTAGCCTGCCCGCATTGCGGCTCGCCGCATACCCAGCTGACCAGCGAGTTCGGCTCGACGCCCTGCAAGGCGCTGTACAAGTGCCTCGACTGCCGTGAGCCTTTCGACTATTTCAAGTGTCACTAA
- a CDS encoding M14 family metallopeptidase: MSIKISSQFDAGAIEVVNATSANAIDLNIRKDSHADIVQWFYFRLQGAQGQACTIRFLNAGQAAYPAGWEGYQAMASYDRVNWFRVPTSYDGQVMTIEHTPGMDSVYYAYFEPYSWERHLELLDRAQMAEHVRMLDLGSTVDGRDLNMLVIGEPAPEKKKVWVIARQHPGETMAEWFVEGMLDALLDPAHPFGRQLLKESVFYVVPNMNPDGSVRGNLRTNAAGANLNREWMNPTMERSPEVFLVLKKMHETGVDLCLDVHGDEGLPYVFVAGSESLPTWTDAQAAQQQRFIEDFKIASPDFQDVHGYGQTPFTDETLTMGSSHITHAFGCLSLTLELPFKDNANDPDPQVGWDGARSARLGAAVLQPVLNAVRALGTK, encoded by the coding sequence ATGTCTATCAAGATCAGCAGCCAGTTCGACGCTGGCGCCATCGAAGTCGTCAACGCCACCAGCGCGAACGCCATCGACCTGAACATCCGCAAGGATTCGCACGCCGATATCGTGCAATGGTTCTACTTCCGCCTGCAGGGCGCGCAAGGCCAGGCCTGCACCATCCGCTTCCTGAACGCGGGCCAGGCCGCCTATCCGGCCGGCTGGGAAGGCTACCAGGCGATGGCGAGCTACGACCGCGTCAACTGGTTCCGCGTGCCGACCTCCTACGACGGCCAGGTGATGACGATCGAACACACCCCGGGCATGGACAGCGTCTACTACGCCTACTTCGAACCGTATTCGTGGGAGCGCCACCTGGAACTGCTCGACCGCGCCCAGATGGCCGAGCACGTGCGCATGCTGGACCTCGGCTCCACCGTCGACGGCCGCGACCTGAACATGCTGGTGATCGGCGAACCCGCGCCCGAGAAGAAGAAGGTCTGGGTGATCGCACGCCAGCACCCGGGCGAAACGATGGCCGAGTGGTTCGTCGAAGGCATGCTCGATGCCCTGCTCGACCCGGCCCACCCGTTCGGGCGTCAGTTATTGAAGGAATCGGTGTTCTACGTGGTGCCGAACATGAACCCGGACGGCTCGGTGCGCGGCAACCTGCGCACCAACGCGGCCGGCGCCAACCTGAACCGCGAGTGGATGAACCCGACCATGGAGCGCAGCCCGGAAGTCTTCCTGGTGCTCAAGAAGATGCACGAGACCGGCGTGGACCTGTGCCTGGACGTGCACGGCGACGAGGGCCTGCCCTATGTGTTCGTGGCCGGCAGCGAGTCGCTGCCCACCTGGACCGACGCCCAGGCCGCGCAGCAACAGCGCTTCATTGAGGACTTCAAGATCGCCAGCCCGGACTTCCAGGACGTGCACGGCTACGGCCAGACCCCGTTCACCGACGAGACCCTGACCATGGGCTCCTCGCACATCACCCACGCCTTCGGCTGCCTGTCCCTGACCCTGGAACTGCCGTTCAAGGACAACGCCAACGACCCGGACCCGCAGGTGGGCTGGGACGGCGCCCGCAGCGCGCGCCTGGGCGCGGCGGTGCTGCAGCCGGTGCTGAACGCGGTGCGCGCGCTGGGCACGAAATAA